One window of Streptomyces sp. NBC_00273 genomic DNA carries:
- a CDS encoding sensor histidine kinase, translating to MQLRRGLPAVFVTAPLYVGAFAERLASGHPAGVLAMSDNEHVPETTTAMADLPSLRILRADLITIRGCPMPPLAWPRWLRWLPHGLVLLAAALTAAAAGTTAPISAIGHAAMLVVALRWPTSAWWLSMAFVTGITLEYPPTHDTQIYVWMVHAGVLFLLALRVRLLAAITAAVLSTLLAVLLKLSGCSVGSWKMITGALVLFALAVLIGAVVRGRREDHARLNEQIAATARERALRTVLEERTRIARELHDVVAHHLSLISIQADAAPYRVQAPPPELVTELASIRANALEGLAELRHMLGLLRSNGPGDSTTGTSPQPSLAQLDGLLGNVRAAGLPATTRIEGTARHLPPGVELSAYRIIQEALSNILRHAPGAETSIELTYTRDALGLRVVNGPAALPAAPSPGAGHGVIGMRERIAMLGGDLAIGPTLDGGYEVSAALPTCIAPAVGKETCA from the coding sequence GTGCAGCTGCGGCGGGGGTTGCCGGCCGTCTTCGTCACCGCGCCTCTGTATGTCGGCGCGTTCGCTGAACGCCTCGCTTCCGGACACCCCGCCGGAGTACTTGCGATGTCCGATAATGAACACGTGCCCGAGACGACCACCGCGATGGCGGACCTCCCCAGCCTTCGCATCCTGCGGGCTGACCTCATCACCATACGAGGCTGCCCTATGCCACCTCTGGCCTGGCCCCGTTGGCTACGCTGGCTACCCCACGGCCTCGTGTTGCTCGCAGCCGCTCTGACTGCCGCGGCGGCGGGCACGACCGCCCCGATCTCGGCCATCGGGCACGCGGCCATGCTGGTGGTGGCCCTGCGCTGGCCGACGTCCGCCTGGTGGCTGTCGATGGCCTTCGTCACCGGTATCACGTTGGAGTATCCGCCCACCCACGACACTCAGATCTACGTGTGGATGGTGCACGCAGGGGTCCTCTTCCTTCTCGCGCTGCGGGTGCGCTTGCTCGCGGCGATCACTGCGGCCGTACTCAGCACCCTGCTGGCTGTTCTGCTGAAGCTGTCCGGCTGTTCCGTCGGCTCATGGAAGATGATCACCGGGGCCCTCGTGCTGTTCGCTCTGGCCGTGCTCATCGGAGCCGTGGTACGCGGCCGCCGCGAGGACCACGCACGCCTCAACGAGCAGATCGCCGCCACAGCCCGGGAACGAGCACTGCGCACCGTCCTGGAAGAGCGCACTCGGATCGCACGCGAGCTGCACGACGTCGTGGCCCATCACCTGTCACTCATCTCCATCCAAGCCGATGCCGCGCCCTATCGGGTCCAGGCTCCACCACCAGAACTGGTCACTGAGCTGGCCTCGATCCGCGCCAACGCCCTGGAAGGACTGGCCGAACTGCGCCACATGTTGGGTCTGCTGCGGTCGAACGGCCCCGGCGACAGCACGACCGGCACCAGCCCGCAGCCCTCCCTGGCACAGCTTGACGGGCTGCTCGGCAACGTACGCGCTGCCGGCCTTCCCGCGACCACCCGGATCGAAGGCACTGCCCGCCATCTGCCCCCGGGCGTGGAACTGTCGGCTTACCGCATCATCCAAGAAGCCCTCAGCAACATTCTGCGCCATGCCCCCGGTGCCGAGACGAGCATCGAACTCACCTATACACGAGATGCGTTGGGTCTGAGGGTCGTCAACGGGCCTGCCGCGCTCCCCGCTGCCCCCTCACCCGGGGCCGGGCACGGCGTCATCGGCATGCGGGAGCGCATCGCAATGCTCGGCGGTGATTTGGCCATCGGCCCCACCCTCGACGGCGGCTACGAGGTCAGCGCGGCGTTGCCCACCTGTATCGCGCCCGCCGTCGGCAAGGAGACCTGCGCATGA
- a CDS encoding SRPBCC family protein — MAVRNQLIHRSPQAVWAVLADPTLYGEWVVGPSESTPLDQAWPEVGSRLRYTVRLGPWSTEGVTTVRHREPGRELELEASFKSLGTARIFLQLRPWGEETLVVCDEHPLRGLGGTLHNPAIEALLQLRHRGMLARLARIVELDQARVPYA, encoded by the coding sequence ATGGCCGTCCGCAACCAGCTGATTCACCGGTCCCCGCAGGCGGTGTGGGCGGTGCTCGCCGATCCGACCTTGTACGGCGAGTGGGTGGTCGGCCCGTCCGAGTCCACACCGCTCGATCAGGCCTGGCCCGAGGTCGGATCCCGGCTGCGCTACACCGTGCGGCTGGGCCCCTGGTCGACCGAGGGGGTGACCACGGTCCGACACCGGGAGCCCGGCAGGGAGTTGGAGTTGGAAGCGTCGTTCAAGTCGCTGGGCACCGCGAGGATCTTCCTCCAGCTCCGGCCGTGGGGCGAGGAAACCCTGGTCGTCTGCGACGAGCACCCCCTGCGCGGCCTGGGCGGAACCCTCCACAACCCCGCGATCGAAGCGCTGCTCCAGCTTCGGCACCGGGGGATGCTGGCCCGCCTGGCCAGGATCGTGGAACTGGATCAAGCAAGGGTCCCCTATGCCTGA